A single region of the Brassica rapa cultivar Chiifu-401-42 chromosome A03, CAAS_Brap_v3.01, whole genome shotgun sequence genome encodes:
- the LOC103855468 gene encoding WD repeat-containing protein 44 yields MANQCGASGKLERKKTMAMNWAGLGEVEDDDDRFFESSNRISTVVPIDLASSSDEEEGEFDDCRISFSSSAARHAPEPVTSPDFDIWMSAPGSITERRRRLRDGMGLESKKSMLGSISIQRISKPTAIEIVGGSVMEEKVAEEEDHNNPPPLDQRSPQMSVLIVRSRSDSDIESTSAEKIRKEEMLGKTSKSRLTRTASAIGAPRARVSPPNAPKRRGAKKLSTVVSNTQFSAFFLIKNLDTGKEFIVKEYGENGAWNRLSDLQTGKQLTMEEFEKSVGFSSIVKDLMRRDNANSAIDLSKLNSYVSKSLRESKKRGAAFLKNIKGVAHSMSSKAPPEKEKDPNVSSLRVVDQHQQQEKNNDETNQWVKVRHSGKSHKELSALHLCQEIEAHQGAIWTMKFSPDSHLLASGGEDCAIHVWEVQECEILSTNESSLTPIQEGDDAAEVPPEKKKKGKAPSIRKGNQIPDYVHAPETVFSLSDKPICSFTGHLDDVLDLSWSRSQLLLSSSKDKTVRLWDIESQSCLKLFAHNDYVTCVQFNPLDEDYFISGSLDAKIRIWNISNRQVVEWTDLNEMVTAVCYTPDGQAAFVGSHKGNCRLYSAEDCKLEQTNHIDLQNKKKAQAKKITAFQFSPINPAEVLVTSADSRIRVLDGTELVQKFRGFKNTCSQMTASYTVDAKHIVCASEDSQVYMWKHEEPRVGLTGRKTIAMCTSFETFPCKDVSVAIPWHGVVKGEPPPAQTQPKKNPKKPSATTTQENAAAGKKSGLPPLPKKNNDNTENVATEEHQEDEPTTQVPQNETENNAGELLKPGDSPSISISSRISSWSWFDGSGSHGTHLAQPTAWGMVIVTATIGGQIRAYQNFGLPRRVSRQGSLF; encoded by the exons ATGGCGAATCAATGCGGCGCAAGTGGGAAACTGGAACGGAAGAAGACAATGGCGATGAACTGGGCGGGGTTAGGCGAGGTTGAAGACGACGACGACCGCTTCTTCGAGAGCTCTAACCGTATCTCCACCGTCGTGCCTATCGATTTGGCATCTTCTTCTGACGAGGAGGAAGGCGAGTTCGATGATTGCCGgatctccttctcctcctccgccgctCGTCACGCTCCCGAGCCGGTTACGTCGCCGGATTTCGATATCTGGATGTCGGCGCCGGGATCTATAACGGAGCGCCGTCGCAGGCTCCGCGATGGAATGGGGCTCGAGTCGAAGAAGAGCATGCTCGGATCTATCTCGATCCAGCGCATCAGCAAACCTACTGCGATTGAGATCGTTGGAGGAAGCGTTATGGAAGAGAAGGTTGCGGAGGAGGAGGATCATAATAATCCTCCTCCGTTGGATCAACGATCTCCGCAGATGTCGGTTTTGATCGTACGGTCCAGATCCGATTCCGATATCGAATCGACTTCCGCTGAGAAAATACGAAAAGAGGAAATGTTGGGGAAAACGTCGAAATCGCGTCTGACCAGAACCGCGTCTGCGATTGGAGCTCCGCGTGCGAGAGTCTCGCCGCCTAACGCTCCCAAACGACGCGGCGCGAAGAAGCTCTCAACGGTAGTTTCCAATACTCAGTTCAGCGCCTTCTTCCTGATAAAGAATCTGGACACGGGGAAAGAGTTCATCGTGAAGGAGTACGGCGAGAACGGAGCGTGGAATCGTCTCAGCGATCTTCAAACTGGTAAGCAACTGACGATGGAGGAGTTTGAGAAAAGCGTTGGATTCTCATCTATCGTTAAGGACCTTATGCGGCGAGATAACGCGAACTCCGCAATTGATTTGAGTAAATTAAACTCGTATGTGTCGAAGAGCTTGAGGGAAAGCAAGAAGAGAGGTGCTGCTTTTCTAAAGAACATAAAGGGTGTTGCTCATTCGATGAGCTCTAAGGCTCCtccagagaaagagaaagatccTAACGTTAGTAGTCTGAGAGTAGTGGACCAACACCAACAGCAGGAGAAGAACAACGACGAGACAAATCAATGGGTGAAGGTGAGGCATTCAGGAAAGTCTCACAAAGAGCTCAGCGCTTTGCATTTGTGCCAAGAGATTGAAGCTCATCAAGGAGCTATCTGGACTATGAAGTTTAGTCCTGACTCGCATTTGTTGGCTAGTGGAGGGGAGGATTGTGCTATTCATGTGTGGGAGGTCCAGGAATGTGAGATCTTGTCAACGAATGAGAGCAGCTTGACACCCATTCAAGAAGGTGATGATGCAGCAGAAGTGCCaccggagaagaagaaaaaggggAAAGCTCCATCGATTAGAAAAGGAAATCAGATCCCAGATTATGTCCATGCGCCTGAAACTGTCTTCTCATTATCAGATAAACCCATATGCAGTTTCACTGGCCATTTGGATGATGTTCTGGACTTGTCCTGGTCTCGGTCACAG CTATTGCTTTCATCTTCCAAGGACAAAACCGTGCGGTTATGGGATATCGAATCTCAAAGCTGTCTAAAACTGTTTGCCCACAATGATTATG TTACTTGTGTACAATTTAATCCACTGGATGAAGATTACTTCATAAGTGGCTCACTTGATGCCAAGATCCGTATATGGAACATATCGAACCGTCAAGTAGTGGAGTGGACTGATCTAAATGAAATGGTTACTGCTGTTTGTTACACTCCTGATGGTCAG GCTGCATTTGTTGGTTCACATAAAGGGAACTGTCGGCTTTATAGTGCAGAAG ATTGCAAGCTGGAGCAAACTAACCATATTGATctgcaaaacaaaaagaaagctCAAGCTAAAAAGATCACAGCTTTCCAG TTTTCGCCGATTAATCCAGCAGAAGTGCTTGTAACGTCTGCTGATTCACGCATTCGGGTTCTTGACGGTACTGAACTTGTTCAAAAATTCAGAG GTTTCAAAAACACATGTAGCCAAATGACAGCATCTTACACAGTAGATGCCAAACACATTGTCTGCGCAAGCGAAGATTCACAGGTTTACATGTGGAAACACGAGGAACCAAGAGTAGGACTAACCGGTAGAAAAACCATCGCCATGTGTACTTCTTTCGAAACCTTCCCTTGCAAAGACGTTTCCGTGGCAATACCCTGGCATGGCGTTGTTAAAGGAGAACCACCACCCGCACAAACCCAACCGAAGAAAAACCCAAAGAAACCCTCAGCTACTACCACACAAGAAAACGCAGCCGCAGGTAAAAAATCTGGCCTCCCACCGTTACCTAAGAAAAACAACGACAACACGGAGAATGTAGCGACAGAAGAACATCAAGAAGATGAACCCACGACACAAGTTCCCCAAAACGAAACAGAAAACAATGCTGGAGAGTTATTGAAGCCAGGGGATTCGCCTTCTATATCGATCTCATCTCGGATATCTTCATGGTCTTGGTTTGATGGTAGCGGCAGTCATGGAACGCATTTGGCTCAACCAACGGCTTGGGGAATGGTGATCGTTACAGCCACGATCGGTGGTCAAATCCGGGCTTACCAGAACTTCGGTTTGCCACGCAGAGTCAGTCGTCAGGGCTCTTTGTTTTGA
- the LOC103855464 gene encoding dol-P-Glc:Glc(2)Man(9)GlcNAc(2)-PP-Dol alpha-1,2-glucosyltransferase, producing the protein MGKIAVAAITSLWVIPMSIIVNHIVPEPYMDEIFHVPQAQQYCKGNLRSWDPMITTPPGLYYLSLAHVASLFPGMLLVGATSQSFSEACSTSVLRSTNAVFAVLCGVLVFEIIRFLGPNLSDAKATLIALVMSLYPLHWFFTFLYYTDVASLTAFLAMYLACLRKRYFLSAFFGALAICTRQTNVVWMLFVACSGVLDFTLDSPRQKEKEKVDQDSYHQSIGRKEATPRSNLRKRKPDNSTLDPFDRAKSFSSTEDTSGLVYDVYAVISTCWSMKWQLLVTFSPFIVVVVAFGIFIIWNGGIVLGAKEDHVVSPHFAQIMYFSLVSALFTAPLHFSVGQLRNLLQELRQNRPLSLLLTLVALVAGLASVHFFSLAHPYLLADNRHYPFYLWRKIINAHWLMKYMLVPVYVYSWFSILSLLEKSRRKIWVLVYFLATCAVLVPTPLIEFRYYTIPFYIFMLHSCVRNSGWATWLLTGTVFVCVNVFTMGMFLFRTFKWSHEDGVQRFIW; encoded by the exons ATGGGAAAAATAGCGGTTGCAGCAATCACGAGCTTGTGGGTGATTCCCATGTCGATCATCGTCAACCACATTGTTCCAGAACCCTACATG GACGAGATATTCCATGTGCCTCAGGCTCAGCAATACTGTAAAGGGAATCTCAGGAGCTGGGATCCTATGATCACCACCCCACCTGGATT GTACTATCTTTCACTAGCACATGTTGCTTCTTTGTTTCCAGGAATGTTGTTGGTGGGAGCTACTTCTCAGTCCTTCTCAGAAGCTTGTTCTACGTCTGTCCTGAGGTCTACTAATGCTGTTTTTGCAGTATTGTGTGGAGTTCTAGTGTTTGAGATTATCAGATTCTTGGGGCCGAATCTCAGTGATGCAAAAGCAACTTTGATCGCTTTAGTCATGTCTCTTTACCCTCTTCACTGGTTCTTCACTTTCCTCTACTACACAGATGTTGCGTCCCTCACCGCTTTTCTTGCCATGTACCTCGCTTGTTTGAGGAAAAGATATTTCCTCAGTGCTTTT TTTGGTGCTTTAGCAATTTGTACCCGACAAACAAATGTAGTCTGGATGTTGTTCGTAGCTTGCTCAGGTGTTCTAGACTTCACTCTTGACTCGCCCaggcaaaaagaaaaagaaaaggtaGACCAAGACTCGTATCATCAGTCCATTGGTAGGAAAGAAGCAACTCCGAGATCAAATCTTAGAAAAAGAAAACCTGATAATAGCACCTTGGATCCTTTTGACCGTGCTAAATCTTTTTCTTCAACAGAGGATACTTCAG GCTTAGTCTATGATGTTTATGCTGTAATCTCAACATGTTGGAGTATGAAGTGGCAACTTTTGGTCACATTTAGCCCTTTTATTGTGGTTGTGGTGGCCTTTGGTATTTTTATCATCTGGAACGGCGGTATAGTCCTAG GTGCAAAAGAGGATCATGTAGTTTCACCACATTTTGCGCAGATAATGTATTTCAGCCTCGTCTCTGCACTCTTTACTGCTCCCCTACACTTCTCAGTAGGTCAACTGAGAAATCTACTCCAAGAGCTCCGTCAAAACAGGCCATTGAGCCTTCTACTAACTCTTGTGGCTCTCGTAGCCGGTTTAGCCTCTGTACACTTTTTCAG CTTGGCTCATCCTTATCTTCTCGCTGATAATCGCCACTATCCCTTCTATCTATGGAGAAAAATTATCAACGCACATTGGTTGATGAAGTACATGTTAGTCCCGGTTTACGTCTATTCCTGGTTCTCAATCCTATCTTTATTAG AGAAAAGTCGAAGGAAGATATGGGTGTTGGTCTATTTCTTAGCTACATGTGCAGTTCTTGTTCCAACGCCATTGATCGAGTTCAGATATTACACTATACCATTTTATATCTTCATGCTTCATTCCTGTGTTAGAAACAGCGGTTGGGCCACTTGGCTTCTCACTGGAACGGTTTTTGTATGTGTCAATGTGTTTACAATGGGAATGTTCTTGTTTAGAACATTCAAGTGGAGCCATGAGGATGGTGTCCAGAGGTTTATTTGGTAG
- the LOC103855465 gene encoding protein TRM32, whose translation MGKNLRQKVTCSPIQNHPGFMWGLFDILKHNHWRYIKKRLPHKRPIGGRRSASAGTKSEVNNTVTSPDTIPVSKSKVEDKTNADSGKRPKKPSSSAVKSKDSSNSGEKPKRNPSSEDKSKNLNSEEKRRRTHSEIKKSVKALIKALVIEDKSKRKGRHHRSSTYPVQSNPKDKESLSEVRESSDKDSSDKKIAISPSTGSLNPLYLMSEESSYSDSEDFKSEKTPADESDHFKKKKEEARSDPKLKEDYDTSSSPRQTKACLDALNLIHMNRNFLLKVLQDPGSPLARHFQREQAFSSKTMTRSGSFPTHEHSNVAPTSPSIAVELKAVEKLADEDSSGYTRKRGKNHQVVIKRFKDLRQKIKHVINENKSEKHRITMDAVLDKVPRKYGFSKDLRQDVLSHCSATKKEGSKPKQIRRTSSLCGSVDRYLQLYEKSFQKNNATSEKSKVEESEEPALSCKIVPKILGRILSLPGTKSPYALKTEDVPDLFTTSSISMEQEQEQDGLDDISEISEDQSSEHEMPETEQNRETSRVDVETETKSLYESSGDYPTFDENASESHIPRDLKVGHEPDTETCATSKQLESITAEAIDEYLQIEAQDKGKFNYVREILEISGFNAPESLSMWQSDYQPLDPLVYEEMTTTTTIGCMIEDPECSRNDDGEEEESNCNHLLLFDLINEVLIEIYERSYHYCPKPLSNLCRIHPMPVGYSVLKDVWVRINFYLRYKPHDEQSFDEIMSRDLRRDDGWMDLQFESECVGIEVEDLIFEELLDELLVSC comes from the exons ATGGGGAAGAACTTGCGTCAGAAAGTGACATGCTCCCCAATCCAAAACCATCCTGGATTCATGTGGGGACTCTTTGACATTCTTAAGCACAACCATTGGCGTTACATCAAGAAACGTCTTCCTCACAAAAGACCCATCGGTGGTAGACGAAGTGCTTCTGCTG GAACAAAAAGCGAAGTAAATAACACAGTTACATCACCAGATACTATTCCCGTTTCTAAGAGCAAGGTTGAAGATAAAACAAATGCA GACTCTGGGAAAAGACCCAAGAAGCCTAGTTCTTCTGCAGTAAAGTCCAAAGATTCTTCTAACTCAGGGGAGAAGCCAAAAAGGAATCCTAGTTCAGAAGACAAGTCCAAGAATCTCAACTCAGAAGAGAAGCGGAGAAGGACACATTCAGAGATCAAAAAGTCTGTCAAGGCTTTGATCAAGGCACTTGTAATAGAAGACAAGTCCAAGAGGAAAGGCCGTCACCACAGAAGCTCCACTTACCCTGTCCAATCAAACCCAAAGGACAAGGAGTCATTGAGTGAAGTAAGAGAATCTTCTGACAAGGATTCCTCAGACAAGAAGATTGCCATTTCACCCTCCACTGGTTCACTGAACCCTCTTTACCTCATGTCAGAGGAATCAAGCTACAGCGACAGCGAAGACTTTAAGTCAGAGAAAACCCCAGCTGATGAAAGTGATCatttcaagaagaagaaggaggaagCTCGGTCTGATCCAAAGTTGAAAGAGGATTATGATACATCATCATCGCCTAGACAGACAAAAGCATGTCTTGATGCTCTCAACCTGATACACATGAACAGAAACTTCTTATTAAAAGTCTTGCAGGATCCTGGTTCACCACTAGCCAGGCATTTCCAGAGAGAACAAGCTTTTAGCTCCAAAACCATGACTAGATCAGGATCCTTTCCTACTCATGAACATAGTAATGTAGCACCAACATCTCCTTCCATAGCTGTAGAACTCAAAGCAGTGGAGAAACTTGCGGATGAAGATTCATCTGGTTACACGAGGAAGAGAGGAAAGAACCACCAAGTGGTGATCAAGCGTTTCAAGGATCTAAGACAGAAGATAAAGCATGTCATCAACGAGAACAAGAGCGAGAAGCACCGTATCACTATGGATGCTGTCTTAGACAAAGTACCTCGAAAGTACGGTTTTTCCAAAGATTTGAGACAGGACGTCTTGTCTCACTGTTCTGCTACTAAGAAGGAAGGATCAAAACCGAAGCAGATAAGAAGGACATCGTCTCTGTGTGGATCGGTTGATAGATATCTTCAGCTGTATGAAAAGAGCTTTCAAAAGAACAATGCTACTTCAGAGAAATCGAAGGTGGAGGAGTCTGAGGAACCAGCATTGTCTTGTAAGATAGTTCCTAAGATCTTGGGAAGGATTCTTTCATTACCTGGAACTAAATCTCCTTATGCTTTGAAGACTGAGGACGTTCCTGACCTATTCACAACTTCAAGTATATCAATGgagcaagaacaagaacaagatgGTCTGGACGACATTTCAGAGATCTCAGAAGATCAGTCTTCAGAACACGAAATGCCAGAGACAGAACAAAACAGAGAAACCTCTAGGGTTGATGTTGAAACTGAAACAAAATCTTTGTACGAATCATCAGGAGACTATCCTACTTTTGACGAAAATGCTTCTGAGTCTCATATCCCACGAG atTTAAAGGTAGGGCATGAACCGGATACAGAGACTTGTGCAACAAGCAAACAGTTAGAAAGCATAACAGCAGAAGCCATAGACGAATACCTCCAGATAGAAGCACAAGATAAAGGGAAGTTCAACTATGTAAGAGAGATTCTAGAGATCTCTGGTTTCAACGCACCTGAATCTCTCTCAATGTGGCAATCAGATTACCAGCCGCTAGATCCATTAGTCTACGAAGAAAtgaccacaacaacaacaataggATGTATGATCGAAGATCCAGAATGTTCAAGAAACGatgatggtgaagaagaagaaagcaactGCAACCACTTGCTTCTCTTTGATTTAATCAATGAGGTACTAATCGAAATCTACGAAAGGTCTTACCATTACTGTCCCAAGCCATTGTCAAATTTATGTAGAATCCATCCAATGCCGGTGGGGTATAGTGTTTTGAAAGATGTTTGGGTTAGAATAAACTTTTACTTGCGTTACAAGCCACACGATGAGCAATCTTTTGATGAGATTATGAGTAGGGATTTGAGGAGAGATGATGGGTGGATGGATTTGCAGTTTGAGAGTGAGTGCGTTGGGATAGAAGTTGAGGATTTGATCTTTGAGGAGCTTCTTGATGAACTGCTTGTATCCTGTTAA
- the LOC103855467 gene encoding cyclin-dependent protein kinase inhibitor SMR3: protein MVAFKFRIQRTLSFLSLSLLNLSLPSLSSISFSKILLMAEISCVKEIQEEDVDKNRLLTRPELDVTDHKEQMVNVEDGCKTPTSSPHKIPAALCPPAPRKPKPNRSSGMKRKLTSVHVVNRIPIDLSPEIEMFFEELDRRIKKSRKQ, encoded by the coding sequence ATGGTGGCTTTCAAGTTTCGGATCCAACGCACGTTAtctttcctttctctctctctccttaatctctctctcccttctctctcttCTATCTCTTTCTCTAAAATTCTCCTAATGGCAGAGATCAGCTGCGTCAAGGAGATTCAAGAAGAAGACGTAGATAAGAACCGGTTACTGACTCGACCAGAATTGGATGTTACAGATCACAAAGAGCAAATGGTCAACGTAGAGGATGGATGCAAAACTCCAACATCATCCCCTCACAAGATTCCAGCGGCGTTATGCCCACCAGCTCCAAGGAAACCGAAACCAAACCGATCTTCCGggatgaaaagaaaattaacgTCGGTTCATGTTGTAAACCGTATACCCATTGATCTGAGCCCTGAGATCGAGATGTTCTTTGAGGAGTTAGACCGCAGGATCAAGAAGTCACGGAAACAATAA